From a region of the Panicum virgatum strain AP13 chromosome 2K, P.virgatum_v5, whole genome shotgun sequence genome:
- the LOC120695557 gene encoding GDSL esterase/lipase At5g03610-like, which produces MKKLLLAAVCAILLLLNAGHVESRRHGDSSSSERQYKLFVFGDEYVDTGNYPVADLTKTTRAWYYPYGSNDKDHGATPSGRFSNGLVLPDFVARILGMDESPPAESKREQDGVDPSGMNFAVGGAGVVAGTSEAPKLGRQVDKFKRMVRHGIIDDDLTDSVALIAFSGRRDYERFHDMTNTDVKAVAQDVTDKIADAVEQLLDLGVEKVVVTTLPPLGCTPGLSKTKDGVYDAKCDGQKVTSIHNAYLEEKVFQYKDVFNLDLKAAFNRQSRSKRFKYKLEPCCDSLDQSGYCGQITEDGEPQYNLGAKPDKFFYWDDINPTHAGWKAVVNEFEESIKNFLHI; this is translated from the exons ATGAAGAAGCTTCTTCTCGCCGCCGTCTGCGCCATCCTACTCCTGCTCAACG CTGGTCATGTGGAGTCCCGGCGCCATGGCGACAGCAGCTCCTCCGAGCGGCAGTACAAGCTGTTCGTGTTCGGCGACGAGTACGTCGATACCGGCAACTACCCGGTAGCAGACTTGACCAAGACGACGCGTGCGTGGTACTACCCGTACGGCAGCAACGACAAGGATCACGGCGCCACTCCGAGCGGCCGCTTCTCCAACGGCTTGGTCCTCCCTGATTTCGTCG CAAGGATTCTGGGGATGGACGAGTCCCCTCCGGCGGAAAGCAAGAGGGAGCAGGACGGCGTCGACCCGTCTGGCATGAACttcgccgtcggcggcgccggcgtggtcgcGGGGACGAGCGAGGCTCCGAAGCTCGGCAGGCAGGTCGACAAGTTCAAGAGGATGGTCAGGCACGGCATCATCGACGACGACCTCACGGACTCCGTCGCGCTCATCGCCTTCTCCGGCAGACGCGACTACGAACGTTTCCACGACATGACCAACACCGACGTGAAGGCCGTGGCCCAGGACGTGACGGACAAGATCGCCGACGCCGTGGAGCAGCTGCTGGACCTGGGCGTGGAGAAGGTGGTGGTGACCACGCTGCCCCCGCTCGGCTGCACGCCGGGGCTGTCCAAGACCAAGGACGGCGTCTACGATGCCAAGTGTGACGGGCAGAAGGTCACAAGCATCCACAACGCGTACCTCGAAGAGAAGGTGTTCCAGTACAAGGACGTCTTCAACCTGGACCTGAAAGCCGCCTTCAACCGCCAGTCGCGGTCGAAGCGGTTTAAGTACAAGCTGGAGCCGTGCTGCGATAGCTTGGACCAGAGCGGGTACTGCGGGCAGATCACGGAGGACGGCGAGCCGCAGTACAACCTGGGCGCCAAGCCCGACAAGTTCTTCTACTGGGACGACATCAACCCGACCCATGCCGGCTGGAAGGCCGTTGTCAACGAGTTTGAAGAG